From Acanthopagrus latus isolate v.2019 chromosome 22, fAcaLat1.1, whole genome shotgun sequence, the proteins below share one genomic window:
- the LOC119012861 gene encoding microtubule-associated protein RP/EB family member 3-like — MAVNVYSTSMTIENLSRHDMLAWVNDSLQLTYTKIEQLGSGAAYCQFMDMLFPGCILLKKVKFGAKLEHEYIHNFKVLQASFKRMNVDKIIPVERLVKGKFQDNFEFLQWFKKFFDANYDGKEYDPLLTRQGQDVTPPPPTPGPMRTSPTVPKTVPTPQRQIAPARRSAPMTRNGGDAELIELNQQLLDLKLTVEGLEKERDFYFAKLRDIELICQENENDNNPVLTKIMDTLYATEEGFAPPDDDEIDEAAQGDQDEF, encoded by the exons ATGGCGGTGAATGTCTACTCCACCTCTATGACCATAGAGAACCTGAGTCGTCATGACATGTTGGCATGGGTTAACGACTCTCTACAGCTCACTTACACAAAGATCGAGCAGCTTGGCTCAG GTGCTGCCTACTGTCAGTTCATGGACATGCTGTTTCCAGGCTGCATATTGTTGAAGAAAGTCAAGTTCGGTGCTAAGTTGGAACATGAATACATCCACAATTTCAAGGTCTTACAGGCTTCATTCAAGAGAATGAATGTGGACAAG atAATTCCTGTGGAGAGGCTGGTGAAAGGGAAGTTCCAGGACAACTTTGAGTTTCTTCAGTGGTTCAAGAAGTTTTTTGATGCCAACTATGATGGGAAAGAATACGACCCTTTACTGACACGGCAGGGCCAGGATGTAACACCGCCTCCACCTACCccag GCCCCATGAGAACATCTCCCACAGTACCAAAGACTGTTCCTACCCCTCAGAGGCAGATAGCACCAGCCCGCAGGAGCGCTCCCATGACCCGCAATGGAGGAGACGCAGAGCTCATAGAGCTCAACCAGCAG CTGCTGGATTTGAAGCTGACTGTAGAGgggctggagaaggagagagacttCTACTTTGCAAAGCTGAGAGACATCGAGCTCATCTgccaggaaaatgaaaatgataataacCCAGTCCTCACCAAAATCATGGATACACTGTATGCTACAGAG GAGGGATTTGCACCaccagatgatgatgagatTGATGAAGCGGCACAGGGAGACCAGGACGAGTTCTGA
- the LOC119012527 gene encoding dihydropyrimidinase-related protein 5-like, whose translation MAANMGSMRILIKGGKVVNDDFTQEADVYIENGIIQQVGKELMIPGGAKVIDASGKLVLPGGIDTSVHMQDSFMNAAIQDDFYSGTKAALMGGTTMVMALVLPEQHCSLLDAYENCRGQADGKACCDYALHVGVTWWGPKVRNEMETLVREHGVNSFQMFMAYKDFMMLRDSELYQAMQTCKDIGAIARVHAENGELVAESAKEALDLGISGPEGIEISRPEELESEATHRAVTIANRARCPIYLVNVSSMSAGDMIAAAKMQGKVVHAETTVAHAVLNGMQYYHQDWAHAAAHVIVPPLRIDPNTPGYLMGLLGNDTLSVVASEHRPFSTKQRALGKEDFTKIPHGVAGVQDRMSVIWERGVVTGKMDENRFVAVTSSNAAKIYNLYPRKGRIIPGADADVVVWDPDATRTISVSTQVQGGDFNLYEGLRCHGVPLVTISRGRLVCENGVFMCAEGSGKFYPQRTFPDFLYKKMVQREKTQAYKGVARDPYSGDVAMVANTMKKELGLGPIDGETPHKGLQGARVHQGVRDLHESSFSLSGSQVDDHIPKRSSARILAPPGGRSSGIW comes from the exons GTTGGAAAGGAACTGATGATACCGGGCGGGGCTAAGGTGATTGACGCCTCTGGAAAGCTGGTGTTGCCGGGCGGAATAGATACCAGTGTCCATATGCAGGACAGTTTCATGAACGCAGCCATTCAGGATGACTTCTACAGTGGGACCaag GCGGCTCTGATGGGTGGCACCACCATGGTGATGGCTCTGGTCCTGCCTGAGCAACACTGCTCCCTGCTGGACGCCTATGAGAACTGCCGAGGTCAGGCCGATGGAAAGGCGTGTTGCGACTACGCGCTGCATGTCGGGGTAACCTGGTGGGGACCAAAG GTGCGTAATGAGATGGAGACCCTGGTGAGGGAGCATGGAGTGAACTCATTCCAGATGTTCATGGCCTACAAAGATTTTATGATGCTGAGGGACTCGGAGCTCTACCAAGCGATGCAGACCTGTAAGGACATTGGGGCCATCGCACGCGTCCACGCTGAGAACGGAGAGCTGGTGGCTGAG agcgCCAAAGAGGCTCTGGATTTAGGCATCAGTGGACCGGAGGGTATTGAGATCAGTCGACCAGAAGAG CTGGAGTCTGAGGCTACTCACAGAGCTGTCACCATCGCCAACAGG GCTCGCTGCCCAATCTACCTGGTGAACGTGTCCAGTATGTCTGCTGGAGATATGATTGCTGCTGCTAAGATGCAAG GTAAGGTGGTCCATGCAGAGACCACTGTAGCTCATGCAGTGCTGAATGGGATGCAGTATTATCACCAGGACTGGGCTCACGCTGCCGCCCATGTCATCGTCCCTCCTCTCCGCATCGACCCCAACACGCCTGGATACCTCATGGGCCTGCTGGGCAA TGACACTTTGAGTGTTGTGGCGTCGGAGCACCGCCCATTCAGCACCAAGCAGAGAGCTTTGGGCAAGGAGGACTTCACAAAGATCCCTCATGGAGTGGCTGGTGTCCAGGACAGGATGAGTGTCATCTGGGAGAGGGGAGTT GTTACTGGAAAAATGGATGAGAATCGTTTTGTGGCAGTGACGAGCTCAAACGCTGCAAAGATCTACAACCTGTACCCACGCAAGGGTCGTATCATCCCTGGGGCTGACGCTGATGTCGTAGTTTGGGATCCTGATGCAACAAG GACGATCTCTGTGAGCACTCAGGTGCAGGGCGGAGACTTCAACCTGTACGAGGGGCTGCGCTGCCACGGTGTTCCCCTGGTCACCATCAGCAGAGGACGTTTGGTGTGTGAGAacggtgtgttcatgtgtgctgAGGGGTCCGGAAAGTTCTACCCACAGCGCACCTTCCCTGACTTCCTCTACAAGAAGATggtgcagagagaaaag ACTCAGGCTTATAAAGGGGTTGCGAGGGATCCGTACTCTGGCGACGTGGCCATGGTGGCAAACACCATGAAAAAGGAGCTTGGTTTAGGCCCCATAGATGGAGAAACGCCCCACAAAGGGCTCCAGGGGGCTCGTGTGCACCAGGGAGTCCGAGACCTTCATGAGTCCTCCTTTAGCCTCTCAG GGTCTCAGGTTGACGACCACATCCCGAAGAGATCCTCGGCTCGTATCTTGGCCCCTCCTGGTGGCCGTTCCAGTGGTATCTGGTAA